In Sphingomonas oryzagri, the genomic stretch GCCAGAAGATGACGGTGGCCGCGAGTGCAATCGCCGAGAAGAAGGCGGTTGGGCAGCGGTCGTAGCGGGTGGCGACGCGGCGCCAGTCGTTCAGACGGCCGAACATGATCTCGATCCGATTGCGTCGCCTGTAGCGGCGTTTGTCGTATTTGATGGGTTCGTTGCGCGATTTCCGGCCCGGTATGCAGGGCTTGATGCCCTTTTCCTCCAGCGCATCCCTGAACCAGTCGGCATCATAGCCTCGGTCGGCGAGCAGCCATTGCGCCCTGGGAAGTTCGTCGATCAGGGCCGCGGCGCCGATGTAATCGCTGATCTGGCCGGTGGTCATGAAGAAGCTCAAAGGGCGGCCGTTGGCATCGGTGACGGCATGAGCTTGGTGTTCATGCCGCCCTTCGTGCGGCCGATCAGGCGGCCGAGATCCCCCTTTTTACCGCCAGGCTCGATGCCGTGCGGTGCGCCTTCAAATAGGTCGCATCGATCATCACCGTCTTGCGCTCGGCGCCGGCCGAGAGCCCTTCCATCATGCGCGTGAAGACGCCCATCTGACCTCAGCGCTTCCAACGATTGTAGAGCGTCTTGTGCGGGCCGTAATCCTTAGGCGCATCCCGCCAGCGCAGCCCGTTGCGATTGACGAAGATGATCCCGCTCAGCACGCGCCGATCGTCAACCCTCGGCCTGCCATGGCTCTTCGGAAAATATGGCTCCAGCCGCGCCATCTGCTCGTCCGTCAGCCAGTACAGGTCGCTCACAATCAGTCTCCTTGCGGAGCCTGAATCAGATCGCGGCGCTCACATCAATGGGTCCTGACCCTAGCGGCCAACAACCGCTGCTCGACTTTGAGACAGCGATAGGCACAGCGGCGCAGATGGCAAGCGACCATAGCGAGCCATAAGCGATATGGCAGCTGCTTGTCTGCTCTGAGCGGTGCATTGGAGCTCCGACCGGCCCGTCGGAGTTCGTAAATGGACGGAGTGGTTTTCATATGGGCCGTCGATCCAACTGGTTGTGGGATGTTCAAAGGGATCAGTCGGGCAGGTTGGTATTGAACGTCGCGCTTCTTAATGCCGGGTGATTATCGACATGCCCGCGCCGTAGGCGTCCATTCGCGGCTTGATCGCCCGTGTAGGCAAAGCAAGTCCCGGCCATGGCTCGGTTGATGGTGTTCGAGGCGCCGGCCATGGTTTCGGTCAAGAAGCGGCGTCCACGCGCGATATACCATGCACGTTCGAGTATCATCGCCGCTTCGAACTGATCTTCGTCGAACGATGCGCTCGCCCATCGCGCAAAGCCGGAAAGCAGAGGGCGCCCGGCCAGATCGAGCGGTCCCATAATGGCGGCATCCTCAACATCCCAGGAATGCACCATTGCCCCATCCCGTCTAACCAGCCACCCTCCGTCGCGAGGCGCGTCGGAGATGGTGGCCCATCCCCGCCGCCCATACGTCAGCGACGTCCCTGGCGCGCCTTTCGGGCCGCGTAACGCGCGTCGCGCGCCGCTTTCCGATCGGCTTCGGTCCAGTTTTTCCGCTCCGCGACCCTTTGTGCCTTGGCGCTGGCCTTCGCCTCGGCGGCGGCGTGCGCTTCCACCTTCGCGGCGGCTTCGAGGGCGGCGGCTTCCTGTAGCTCCTTCTCGCGCTTGGCGGCTGCAGCCGCTTCCTTGGCGAGAACGGCCGCGGCCCGCTTTTCCGCTTCGACTGCCTCGCGCGCTTGCCGCCGAGCGATCCGCTCGGCGATCACCGCTTCGTCCACCTTGGGTCTCGCCCGATACATGGCGAGTGCTGCACTCTTTGCGCGCGCGGCGGCTTCCTGTCTGTCTTGAAATCCGGGGGTCTTGAATGCTGGCATCTTTGTCTTGCTATCCTTATTTCCATCCGTAGCGACGCTATTGTCGAAGGTTCACGAGCAGATCTGGAAAAGATCCGGGAGCAACGCGCACAAGCGGCGGTGCATTCAGGCTCGGCTAAGACCGAAAGCACGAGACCCGATCAGCCTCGTTGACCGTTCGATTCCGTCCGGCAACAGCCGGCTCGATATACGCGGTTTATCGCCCTTGGCTAGGGCATCAGCCCGCGCGCTGGCGATAGAGCGAGCGATACCAGGCAGTCGGGCCCTGCGAATTTGCGCTTGTGGCCCGAAGCGGTAAAGCGGCGGCATGACTCGAACGCTCGGAACTGTCGAACGCGCCTATCAACTCGCGAAGGCGGGCAGCTGCCGCTCGGTCGACGACATCGTCAGGCAACTCAACGCTGAACGGCACGAAAGCCCACAAGCTCACCTTGCGGGGAAAAGCCTTCGACTGGAACTGCGCCGCCTGCTCAAGGCTCGTCATGACGGTGCGCGCACTGACCAAGGCGTGTCCATACCAAAGGCCGAATCGGCGTTCTAAAATTTCGGCGCTGACTGCTCGGATTCGGTCGTCGCTAGCCAGATCGTATGCCAGGTGTCGGGGTTTGCCTCGCCAGCGTCGACACTGAGTTCTTCCACCGCAAAACCGGCTTGTTTCAGGCGCTCGGAAAAAACAGGATCCTGATAGGCCGACCATACTGCCAACACACCACCCGGCCGCAGCGCCCGGTGGGCGGCGCGCAGCCCCCAATTGCAATAAAGCCGTTCGTTCGCGATGTGGATCAAGCTGTCCGGCCCATTATCGACATCGAGCAGGATGGCGTCGAAGCTGTCGGCCTGCTCCACGATCACGTCGTGGACATCCCGAATTTCGAGCAAAACCCTCGGATCACGAAGCGAATCCCCGAACAGCGGGGCCAACAGGCCGCTGGCCCAGGCCACGACTTTCGGCACGAGCTCTGCGACGACGATGGACGTGTCGGCGCTGAATGCGGTTCGGGCCGCCGCGAGCGTGAAGCCCATCCCCAAGCCGCCGATCAGAATGCGCTCGGCGCGTGCTCCGAGACGATCGGATACCAGCGTCGCCAGCGCTTCCTCGGATCGGTGGGCCCAACTACCCATCAACTGCTCGTCGTCGAACAGGATCTCGTAGTCCTGTCCATAGCGGACGAGTTGGAGTTGGCCGCCGCCCAGGATATCGGCGGTGTCGACAAGACTGCCCACGGTGTCAGTCACTCTCAATCTCCAGGATCGGCCGCGCCTCGGGGGAAGCGCGGCGGGATCGAGATGCGGATCTGTGAAACGTCCTGTGACGGCCGGCGGCGACCGTCAGTCGGCTGCGTCAGCTTAGGCGGGCTGGAGGTTCACCGCGGAGGTCTTGCCGCGACGATCAGTCTCGAGCTCGTAGGAAATCCGCTGGTCTTTATCCAGCGTCCGCATCCCCGCGCGCTCGACAGCGCTGATATGCACGAAGGCATCCGTGGTGCCATCCTCGGGCGCTATGAAGCCATAGCCCTTGTCGGCATTGAAGAATTTGACGGTTCCAGTGATCATATCATGTCCTTTCCTGCGCTGGGGCGTGCGCCCAACGGTTGCGCGCCGGCCTCTTGAAGCTAGAAAAGGATAGGAGGAGCAGAGCGGCCCGTATCCGTCGCAGGCAACGTCAGCGATCCGCTTATGGGCGATATCGGAAACGAAGCATAGCCTCAATCGGAACGACTCGGTCGAACATGTATTCCCGGTAGGCGAATGGCGAAGGTAGTCTATTCGTATCGGCGCGGCGGACCTCCGCCACATATTCGAGCGGAGCTAATCGGCGCACGAGCCACCGCTCGCCATTAGGTGCGCGCGCGGGCTCGCTACGCGAATTTATGCGAATGCTCGGGCGAGGCCTCTCCGTCCGGATGAGCACACCAGGTCTGGCTAATCCATGGGTGGTTCCGTTGGATGCCGGAATGGCCCATCTGCTTTGCTCGCGGCCGTTTACGGTGGAGATATGGCGTGCAACTCCCGATACTACCCGATCAATAGTAGGCACATCGCAGTCCAGAGGATTGCGGCCATAGGGACAAAGAAAAAAACGCTGGCGAAGATGCAACGATGCTGATCCGGTCTGCAAACCTGTCTAGCACGCCCGCCGCCCCTGCGCCGCTATCGAACGAAACGTCCGTCGAGAGCCCGTCAATCCGGCGCAAATCTGATCGGAGCTGGTCCGCCAAGGGATCCGGATCCGGTTCCGCTTGGCTCTGGCTGGACAACGCCGGGGACGAGGCACGGAGTGGGGGAACTGTCACAAAATGGTCACTACAGCTGGCCGCGCGTTCGGTCGAGCAAGAGTTCCGATAGCGCCGCTTGCTCCGCGAGGGTAGGCGCGTGGAATGAGCGGTTCGCGTGTTCATCGTCACCAAGTCGAACTTCGTTCTAAGGTGCCCTTCCTTCCCACCCGCTGGCTTATTCTGATCGTGACAATATCCGCGCTGATGGACGGCGTCCTGCTGCACGCGGCAGGGCTGTCGATCGCCGAAACCCCGACAGCGCTGGGCTTTGGCGTGTGGGCTCTCGCCGCAGCATTCTTTTGCATCCACTTCCGGATGCCAGCTACTGAACGACAACGAATTGCACGGGATTTCATTGAGGGATTGTCGCTCTTCGCTCTGATCAGCCTCTTGGGCGCGATCGCGAGCTATCCGCTCGCCGCTGGCCATCATGCTTTGGTGGACCCGGAGCTGGAGCGGGTCGATCTTACCCTGCATTTCCACTGGGTCAGCCTGTATGAATGGATCGCTGGTCATTCTTGGGCTCAGATGCCCGAGCGCGTGGCCTATCTCAGCATTTTTGCGACGCCAGCGGTGTTGATCGGCTATTTCGCCTGGACAGAGCGCCGCGCGGAAAGTCGCGCCTTTTTAGCGACCTTCTGGGTTGCAGCTGTCATGACACTGAGCCTCTTTCCGCTGTTTCCGGCTGCGGGGCCGTTTTCGAGCCTGTGGCGAGGAGCCGCTCCCTACATGCCGCTCAGCGCGTTGTACCAGGATCAGGTTATCTTGGCGCTACGCCAGCACGCCATCCATCAAATCGATCTCGGCGAGCTCCACGGTCTGGTCTGTGCACCAAGTTTTCACGCCGCGAGCGCCGTGATTTATATCGCAACGGCGTTACGCGTCAGGAGTCTGCGATGGCCGCTCGTCGCACTCAATATCTTGATGTTGATGGCAACTCCAGTGGAAGGCACGCATTATCTTGCGGACCTTCTGGCGGGCGGGATCGTCGCAGTCACAGCGCTTTGGCTCACCCCGGTGTTGATAAAAATGGCCGAGGGAGCAAGCTTTTCCTGGTTTCTGCGGATAAGGGAACTGCAACCCGTCGCCGCGGAGTGATCCTCCCTAGCGTAAGAAGTTCATCTTGGGCGGCGAGAGATGGCAAGATTCTTGTCCCCCAAATTTCTATGCAAAAGCCGATGCCGATGATCCAGTTGACAAAGGTCAACCGGCAGGTTTACGCCCAATGTCGGTCGTAGAAGCGCTTTTACGCTCGTCCCAATTGCCGTCCGTCAGCTTTCCGGCAAAGGCGGCGGTGGCCGATCATCGGGAAGGGGGCGGACTGGGACAAGGCGCTCGGGCAGCTGTCGGGCGGCAGCCTTGGATAGCTGCCCGACTGTTTTTGTGATTCCTGACGGACGGTAGCCGACTGGGTCCTGCCGATCAGCAGATCCCGACCCGCTGCCGAGGCTGGCCATTTCGTATAGCGCAGCAGTTCCGTTTCTTCGTCCTCAACCAGCGGTTTCGGGGAGCGGCATTCGGGAACAGATTTTGGGAACGCCTCATGTCGATTTCGCCAAGAGGCCGGCCTTGCCCGGCTGCCTGTCAATGGTTCCTTTCCGGGACGAGGCCTTGGCGTTAAGGCGCCACCATGAAGATCGTGTTCGCCATGCTGTGTCGGCTGCAGCCGGGGCGCAGGCCCTGACACCGCAGGCACGGCCGAGTGAGAGTCCAGTAATGACAGATCCCGCCAACGTAATTGCAGTGGACCACACAGGCTTCGCCGTATCGTCTCTGGACGAGGCCGTTCGATTCTGGACGGAAGCGCTAGGCTTCACACTTGAGCGGCAGTCGGAGATGGGGGGCGATTTCCTGCATCAGGTGACAGGTGTCGATGATCCGAGTGTGAAGACGGCGATCGTCAAGGCACCAGACGGCTACGCGGTCGAGCTGCTACAATATTCTAGAGGGCGCCAGAACGGAGTGGTGCCCAACTGCGCGGGATCGATCGGAGCCGCCCACCTCGCTCTGACCGTGAAGGATATTCATGCCGCCATTGTGCGCGTCGAGGCAGCAGGTTGGAAGGCGAAGGGTAGTCCGCTGCCGATCCCGGGCGGCCCACGGAAGGGAACTCTGGTGGCCTACGTTGCAGGCCCCGATCATATCACGATAGAGCTCATGCAGCCGCCAGCCCGTCAATGAAGCTAGAGCAGCTTCCCGCCTCATTATCGTCTTCGGGACGGCAGCCATAGCGCTCTCCGGCCCCTAACCTGACCATCCCACGCCGATCGCCGAAGCAAGGCTGCACAAGGCCGTGATGAATAGCTGCTGGTCGGCAATCGGGAGGCCGGCTCACGCGTCGGAACGGCGATAACTGGTCGCTTTCGCCATCTTTTACACCGGAAAGCCTCACCGCGCCTTGCCCCGGGATCAGGACAAACGCGACCAAGCTTGGAATGCTCGATCGAGATGCTGGCCCAGGCCGGCCGATGGATCATTGAACCACGACTCCATCGCCTGTCCGATTACCCCCATGCCGGACGCGGCCGCCAGCGTCGCGACGTCCTGGTCGACGCCGCGCATCCGCAAAGCTTCTGCCAGCAGCATGCTGGTGGCTGCGGCCTTGGCCAGATAGCGCTCCTGCAGCACGGGCGTAACGGCGATGATTGCGCGCGCCGGCTCGCTCAAGGGGCGGTTGCGCTCGAGCAGCGGGATCAAGGACACGAAAGCGCGGCGCAGCAGCGCCATCGGCGACAGGCCGTCGGACGCCTCCGCGATCGCGGCTGACAGGCCCTCGTGCAGCGCGTCTTCGTCGAACAGCACGTCCCGTTTGCTCGCGAAATAGCGGAAGAAGGTACGTTCGGTCACCCCGACGCGCGCCGCGATTTCGGTAGCGGTGGTACCGTCATAACCCCGCTCCTGAAAAAGCGCCAGTGCCGCCTCCTGCAGTCTGCGCCGCACATCCCCCTTGCTCATCGCCCTACACCTTGTCAGCCGCTGACATTAAATCTATGTCAGCCACTGACAGGCTACGGCTCCGGTTGCGACGGTGCAAGCCGCACCTGTCCGTTTCAGTTGTGCAGGAGATCGACATGATGATGGTCGCGTCCACCGCCAAGATAATGTGTACGCTGCGTTTCCACGAATTCGGCGAGCCGGCCGACGTTCTGCGGCTCGAGCGGGCTGCCATGCCCGAGCCGATGGCCGGCACAGTGGCTGTGCGGGTGGACGCCTGTGGGCTCAACCCGGCCGACTGGGCCTTGTGTCGCGGCCTGTTTCCCGGGGATCTGCCTCGGGGCATCGGGCTGGACGTGTGCGGCACGGTCACGGCGATCGGCGCGGGGGTGAACGACGTTTCGATAGGCGACCGCGTGTTCGGAGCAGCGGACTATCGCAACCATCCGACCGCCGGTGCCTCCGATCATGCGGTTTTGGACCATTGGGCACCGGTCCCGGAGGGACTGGGGCCGCTCGAAGCCGCCGCGCTGCCGATGGCGGTCGAGACCGCCTGTCGCTACATCGCCTTCCTCGATCCCAAGGCCGGCGAGACGTTGCTCATCAACGGCGCGGGCACGATGATCGGTTTCGCGGCGGTGCAGGTCGCGCTGCTGAAGGGCGTTAGGGTCGTCGCAACCGCCGGGCGAACATTTGCCGATCAACTGCGCGCGCTTGGCGCCGAGGTGACGGCGCACGGCGATGGCATGGTCGAGCGGCTGGGCGCGTTATTGCCGGCTCCGCCGGATCATGTGCTGGATGTCGCACCCGTCAATCTTACACCCGGGGGCGGCATCGCGAGCGCCCTGCCGGATCTCGTCAAGGTCGCCGGCGGCGATGCCAGGCGCGTCGTCACCGTTGCCGATTTTGCGGGCGCCGCCGCGACGGGCGCGCGGACCGGCATGGAAGACATCACGTCGATCGAGGACGTCATGCGGTGGGACCAACTCGGCATCTATGCCGCCCATGCCGCCGATGGTCGGTTCACGATCCCGATCGCTCGCACCTTCGCGCTTGAGGATTGGCGCGAGGCACTGGAGATCAGTCTGAGCGGAAAGTCGGGTGGGAAGCTTGTCCTGCGGATCGGATGCGATATCGGGGCTTGATCTGGCCGATCAACGACCGCTTACGACTTCCCAATTGCTGGCCGTCAGCTTCTGCTGCCTGACGACAGTCGAGCTTGATCAGCGCGATCCCGCCGGGGACGTCGCGCTGGCCTACGGTCCCGCGTGATTGTTGAAAAGTGAGAGACTTCCGCGCCGCCGCGCTTGGCCGCATTGACCATCCAATCGATTTCAGGCGAGGAGTAGTTGGTGAGGCGCTGACGGACGATTAGGGTATGAACTACGAGCGTACCACCCGATACGGCGACCTCGTCCTCGACAGAGAATGCTTGTTCGCGATCCGCGGCGGAAACAAGGTTCATTTCACCAGGAACGAACGCGCCATCCTGCTGGCGCTGTCGCGCAATCCGAACCTGCTCATGACACGCAGCCGCCTTCTGGACGAGATCGAAGCGGATGAGGACCGATCAGACCGCTACATCGATTTCCTCATCAACAGGATCCGGTTCAAGCTGGACGACAATTCCAAATCGTCGACGTTCATCCATACCCGCTATGGCGAGGGTTACACGTGGGTCGCGACGCAGAATGCTGTTGTAAAGATTGATGCATTCCTGGTCATCGCGGCGAAATTTTCTCCCGATCGCCATATCATAGGTCGAGATGCGTCCGCGCTGATCGAAAGGCTCCACAAGGCGATCAGCGCGGGTGTCGCGCCTCACAAGACGATCCTCGCGAGTGAGAACTGGCGCCACGGTGTCAAGGACAAGGTGCGCCACCTCCTGCACCTCAATTTTCAAGCCAGTGGCGAGACGATCTTTTGCGTGGTCACACTGCGTGAGATGCCGTCGAGGCGGATCACCATGTCTTTCCCGGTTGACCTCAAACCGTCCAACGCGGCGAGCCTCACAGCAGGAATAGACGAGATTTCTCGAACAGTTGTGGTCGCTCTGAATCGCAGCCTCGACAACGCATCGACTGGCCTCGGCCTGGCTTCGGGCGACCCGACCGAGGACCGCCTGCAGCAGACTTCCATCGTTCTGCTCGGTGCGAATCCGCGATGGACGAGCGGAGCCCAGCTCGCCGAGGAAAGGGCGCACCATCCCGGCAACGCCGATCTGGCATTCCAATGGTGCTTGCATCTCTTTTCCCGCCTCACCGTCGCGAATCCATTCGAATCCGTCGACTTGGCGGAGCGTCATCGCTTCGAACGCGAGATCGAGGCGACGGTGCTGGAGCACCTGCCTTCCGCAGAAGACAATCCGTTGCTGATGTTCGCCGCCGCCAAGTTGCTTTATTACATCGACCGTGGGCATCTCGAGCTCGCCGAAGATCTGGCCGACCGCGCGCTCGCCCGAACCGGCGACTCCACCGCTTCCTTTGCCCTCATGGGCCAGTTGCGTTGTGCGCGCGGCCGCTTTGACGAGGCGGTAGAATTCTTCGATCGAGGCACGAAGCAGATCGACCTCGGGCGCGATTTTCAACTCCATATCAGGACCATGAAGTGCCTCGCCCTTCTCGCGGCGGGGAGGCGCGCCGCGCTCGATGCCGCGTTGGCGCAGATCGACACGGCGCCGCCATGCCCTCACTACATCGCCTCCATGGTCGACTGGACTTTCTCGCCCCACGAGCAACCGCTGTCGGCCGCATCGGCAAGAGCGCTCGCCGCGATTGGCCCGACGGGTGCGGCGAACGCGATCGAATATGCCTACCTCACCTCCGTGCGACAGATGATCTCGGAGCAGGCCCGTGCGAATGTGATGCGCGGTCTGATCGCGCAGGTCATGCGCGTCCATGGCGTATCGGCGATTCCGGCCTTCTTTCGTAGCGCCATCGGGCTGAACGCCGCCGCGTGATCCGGTCCGCTCCCTGCTACGGGCAGCGATTGTTTTTCCCTCCAAATATTGAGCTAACAATTCGGCGATAGCTGGCTCGGGACGGCGGGGCGCGTCTGGGAAGGCTCGGACGCGCTCCGCCGACGTACATCAATAGCGATTCTTTGCGGGATGGCTTTCCCCGGGGGGCGGGGGGCTCGCGTACATCGATCCGTCACTTGGGAATTTCCGGTATGCTTTTCGATTGGCTGGCGAGCGCAACGACGAGGCGTCTTGCACGGGAGGAGGCCACCTACGCGATGCGAGAACATGGCGAACGCGCCGAGGATGCCGTCCGCACGAAGATGGAACAGACGACCAGCGAGCAACGCCGGCAGATCTATCGCCTCACTTTGAAGGCGCTGCGGGACTTGCGGTAGCCTCGCCGGTCCATCCATATTGGTGGAGCCGCCCTCGCAACAAGCCAGCTTTCCCGTTTAATCATGCCCGCATTCTCAGACGGCAGAAGCTATACTGACCGCGCTTCCGCTCAGGTGTCCCGGCGCTGCGACCTGCCGGTCAAAAGCGCGCCAATTGTCGATCATTCCCGATCTCACGCACGGATCCTAATTGCCGCCCGTCAGCATATATGCATCAATGACTGCCCCCCTGACATCGAGCAGTCGACGGACCAGTCCGTTTGGCGCTTGCCAGATTGGGGGAAAAGCAGCACGGGCGCCCAACTCAATAGCTGAAGCGCAGCGTGCCGATCGCACTGCGCGGTGCGGCGTAGAAGGCCTGGCCCCACTCCACCGAGTTCAGATATCTGACATTGGTGACGTTGCGGATGTTGACGCTGGCTTCGACATGCTCGGCGATCTTGAACCCGGCGAGCAGATCGAGCGTGGCATAGCCGCCCTGCCGGATCGGCAGTCCGTTAGAATCGTCGTTGCCGCGCACCGCGCTTTGATAGCGGAAATTGGCGCCCAGCTTGAAGTCGTGCCATTCGGGAATCTGGTAGGTGGCGGTCACTTTCAGCGTGCCGCGCGGCACGAAAAGACGCGCATCCGCGCCGGTGTCGTCGCGCAGGTGCAGGTGCGTGATGCCGCCGCCCAGCATCCAGCGATCGGTGACGCGGCCTGATATCTCGGCTTCCACGCCGCGCGCCGTCGTGGTCTGGCCGGTGTAGAAGGATCCGCCGATCGGCCCGTTGCCGTTGGTGCCGTCGAATGTCCCGGCGAAGGTGGCGAGGCCGCTCTGGCGGGCGCGGAACACGGCGGCGGTGGCGTAGAGCTTGCCGTCCAGCCAGTCGCCCTTGATACCCGCCTCGAGACTGCTGCCCCTGGCTGGATCGAGCCGCCGGCCGGTCGAGGCGACCTCGACCTGCGGATTGAAGATGTCGGTGTAGCTCGCATAGACCGTCAGGTGCTTCGTCAGGTCGAACAGCAGGCCCGCATAGGGGCTGACCTTGCTGTTGCTGCGCGCCTCGTCCGTTCCGTAGGAATCGCCCGTGGTGTCGAGCCAGATCGCGGTGAAACCGGCCACGCCCTTCAGCCGGTCCGCAAAGTCGATGTGCGCGGCGCCGTAGACGCGGGTCAGATGGTCCTCGAGATGACCCTCCCGCGTGATCGGGCCATAGGTCGGCACCGGGAAGCGCGCCGAAGCGAGCTGGCGGATGTCGCCATAATCGAGGGTGGCGTCGGTATCGGCGTCGGCCTCGGTCTGCGGCGCCCAGCCGCTCGACACGCCGAAGGCGAGCTGGTGGCGGCGGCCGAACAATTCGACGCTGCCCGAGGCATAGCCGTCGACGAGATATTGCTTGTAGCGATCGCGGAAGAGCGACGAATAGCCTTGGATGCCCTCGCCGGTCGCCGGATCCGGCCCGATCTCGCCGCCGGACGCATAGAGCACCCGCGCGTTCGACTTGAGATCGTGATAGGTGAAGACGCCGCGCAGCGTCCAGTCGCCGCCTACCTTCCAGGCGAGCTCGCCGAAGGCGGTCTGGTCGAGGTTGTTCCAGTAGGTCCAGGGCTGGCCGGTGTTGGCCGATCGTTTGTACGGGATGCGGCTGCCGTCGTTGAACACCAGCGGGAGCGCGCCCCAGATCACGCCGCGCGAGCGGTTGTCCTGGGCGGAATAGCCGATGGTGGCGGTCAGGTCCGGCGTGATGTCCGCCGCCAGCAGCACGCCGCCGACATCACGATTGGTGTGATTGTAGTCGAGGTAGGAGCCGCGCTCCTCATGCGCATCGATCACGCGGGCGCGGATCGTGCCGGCGGCATTGAGCGGGCCCGATACGTCGCCTTCGATGCGCCACATGTCGAACGATCCCCCCTGGGCCGATACATTGGCCTGGAACTGCGCGGTCGGGCGCTTGCGCAGATAGTTGATCGTCGCGGACGGATTGCCCACGCCCGTCATCATCGCGTTCGCGCCCCGGACGATGTCGACGCGCTCGTAAAGGACGGTATCGAGATCACCGAACTGGACGCCGCCCTGCAGCGCGACGCCGATCCCGTCGACCTGCCGGTTAGTCACGTCAAAGCCGCGCGATGTGTAGTCGGTGCGATCGGTCTCGTTGCGGTTGACGTTCACGCCGACCGCCTGATCGAGCACGTCGGCGATATTGGTCAGCGCGAAATCCTCGATCCGCTGACGATCGATGACGGAGATCGACTGCGGCGTCTCGCGGAGCGAAAGATCGAGGCCGGTCGCCGACGCGCTTTCGTTGAGTTGGGCTTCCTTCAGTTTGGCGGCGGTGACGACGATGTCGCTGCCCTGCTTGTCCTTCGCATCCGGATCGGCGGCCATGGCCGGGAGCGCGACGAGCGCCGCGCAGGCTATACCGGCCAGCAGGATCACCTGGCGGGATCGCGAAAAAGCCTGCGCCCGGAACGCCGTCATCATCTGTTCATGCCCTTCTTGCCCCGACGCGCGGCTCCATGCCGTCTCCATTTTTGCGAGTCAAACGCATTATCAAGAAAGCCTTTCGGCATCGGCATGCAGTGCGACCCC encodes the following:
- a CDS encoding cold-shock protein, whose translation is MITGTVKFFNADKGYGFIAPEDGTTDAFVHISAVERAGMRTLDKDQRISYELETDRRGKTSAVNLQPA
- a CDS encoding DUF6481 family protein, with translation MPAFKTPGFQDRQEAAARAKSAALAMYRARPKVDEAVIAERIARRQAREAVEAEKRAAAVLAKEAAAAAKREKELQEAAALEAAAKVEAHAAAEAKASAKAQRVAERKNWTEADRKAARDARYAARKARQGRR
- a CDS encoding winged helix-turn-helix domain-containing protein — its product is MNYERTTRYGDLVLDRECLFAIRGGNKVHFTRNERAILLALSRNPNLLMTRSRLLDEIEADEDRSDRYIDFLINRIRFKLDDNSKSSTFIHTRYGEGYTWVATQNAVVKIDAFLVIAAKFSPDRHIIGRDASALIERLHKAISAGVAPHKTILASENWRHGVKDKVRHLLHLNFQASGETIFCVVTLREMPSRRITMSFPVDLKPSNAASLTAGIDEISRTVVVALNRSLDNASTGLGLASGDPTEDRLQQTSIVLLGANPRWTSGAQLAEERAHHPGNADLAFQWCLHLFSRLTVANPFESVDLAERHRFEREIEATVLEHLPSAEDNPLLMFAAAKLLYYIDRGHLELAEDLADRALARTGDSTASFALMGQLRCARGRFDEAVEFFDRGTKQIDLGRDFQLHIRTMKCLALLAAGRRAALDAALAQIDTAPPCPHYIASMVDWTFSPHEQPLSAASARALAAIGPTGAANAIEYAYLTSVRQMISEQARANVMRGLIAQVMRVHGVSAIPAFFRSAIGLNAAA
- a CDS encoding VOC family protein, encoding MTDPANVIAVDHTGFAVSSLDEAVRFWTEALGFTLERQSEMGGDFLHQVTGVDDPSVKTAIVKAPDGYAVELLQYSRGRQNGVVPNCAGSIGAAHLALTVKDIHAAIVRVEAAGWKAKGSPLPIPGGPRKGTLVAYVAGPDHITIELMQPPARQ
- a CDS encoding phosphatase PAP2 family protein — protein: MSGSRVHRHQVELRSKVPFLPTRWLILIVTISALMDGVLLHAAGLSIAETPTALGFGVWALAAAFFCIHFRMPATERQRIARDFIEGLSLFALISLLGAIASYPLAAGHHALVDPELERVDLTLHFHWVSLYEWIAGHSWAQMPERVAYLSIFATPAVLIGYFAWTERRAESRAFLATFWVAAVMTLSLFPLFPAAGPFSSLWRGAAPYMPLSALYQDQVILALRQHAIHQIDLGELHGLVCAPSFHAASAVIYIATALRVRSLRWPLVALNILMLMATPVEGTHYLADLLAGGIVAVTALWLTPVLIKMAEGASFSWFLRIRELQPVAAE
- a CDS encoding NADP-dependent oxidoreductase — protein: MSAADIKSMSATDRLRLRLRRCKPHLSVSVVQEIDMMMVASTAKIMCTLRFHEFGEPADVLRLERAAMPEPMAGTVAVRVDACGLNPADWALCRGLFPGDLPRGIGLDVCGTVTAIGAGVNDVSIGDRVFGAADYRNHPTAGASDHAVLDHWAPVPEGLGPLEAAALPMAVETACRYIAFLDPKAGETLLINGAGTMIGFAAVQVALLKGVRVVATAGRTFADQLRALGAEVTAHGDGMVERLGALLPAPPDHVLDVAPVNLTPGGGIASALPDLVKVAGGDARRVVTVADFAGAAATGARTGMEDITSIEDVMRWDQLGIYAAHAADGRFTIPIARTFALEDWREALEISLSGKSGGKLVLRIGCDIGA
- a CDS encoding spermidine synthase; the encoded protein is MTDTVGSLVDTADILGGGQLQLVRYGQDYEILFDDEQLMGSWAHRSEEALATLVSDRLGARAERILIGGLGMGFTLAAARTAFSADTSIVVAELVPKVVAWASGLLAPLFGDSLRDPRVLLEIRDVHDVIVEQADSFDAILLDVDNGPDSLIHIANERLYCNWGLRAAHRALRPGGVLAVWSAYQDPVFSERLKQAGFAVEELSVDAGEANPDTWHTIWLATTESEQSAPKF
- a CDS encoding TetR family transcriptional regulator, with product MSKGDVRRRLQEAALALFQERGYDGTTATEIAARVGVTERTFFRYFASKRDVLFDEDALHEGLSAAIAEASDGLSPMALLRRAFVSLIPLLERNRPLSEPARAIIAVTPVLQERYLAKAAATSMLLAEALRMRGVDQDVATLAAASGMGVIGQAMESWFNDPSAGLGQHLDRAFQAWSRLS